A stretch of the Marinobacter sp. JH2 genome encodes the following:
- the rpsO gene encoding 30S ribosomal protein S15, with protein sequence MALSASEKAQIVTDFQQGESDTGSPEVQVALLTANINKLQDHFKANKQDHHSRRGLIRMVNQRRKLLDYLKRKNADRYLELIKRLGLRR encoded by the coding sequence ATGGCACTTTCTGCCAGTGAGAAAGCTCAAATCGTTACAGATTTTCAGCAAGGTGAAAGCGATACTGGTTCCCCTGAAGTTCAGGTGGCTCTGCTGACCGCTAACATCAACAAGCTGCAGGATCACTTTAAGGCCAACAAGCAGGATCACCATTCCCGCCGTGGTCTTATCCGTATGGTAAACCAGCGTCGTAAGCTGCTGGACTACCTGAAGCGTAAAAATGCTGACCGTTACCTTGAATTGATCAAGCGTTTGGGTCTGCGTCGCTAA